TTATTTTCATAATAATCTGGTTGAAGCTGAATTGATGTTACATTTTTTTTGGCCAACTTTTTAACACCCTGCACAGAAGAAGATTTTATTGCCTCAGTTGGCAATTCTGACATTTTCTTGTCGTGAAATATTAAGGGTGTTAGTTTCTGACCTTTTGGGAACTTGCAGGTCTACTTTTGGGTAATTGGAAGCAACCTCATCCTGCGATGCACGTGGACATACAAGCTGTCTGCCCATCTCCGGCACAATTATCTCACTGTGTTCGCAATAACTGCGCTTGAGATCTTCCGTCGCTTCCAGTGGGCGTTCTTCCGTGTAGAGAACGAGTGGAATAAAACGAACTCTAAACCAAATATTCAACTCTCCACGAGTGACAAGCCAACTGATGAACAAAAATTACTAGACCCAAACGGTCACAGTGTATAGACTATGGAACATTATCGATCCTAACAGCATTGTAGGAGGTTGATTCAGCCTTCTTTAAACCCGGCAAAAAGGTTAATGGaattccattttccccatttGCACATAAGAATATCTGTCAATAGTATAGTATGAGATATAAGGTCAAGAGACACTAAATAACATACATGATTCAACCGGCATTCCTTTTTGGAAGACTTTATCCCTGTTCTTTGTTGggatttttaatcattttttgtaAGATACTCATTACCGATTTTTGATGTAACATCCCTTGGAGTTGTTTCTAACTTTATGGTGTCTCGAGATTATTGCATTTTCGAATCAGCAAATCAAGCTGGAACTTATATTTCTGTggattattcatgatcttattTCAAGTACTGAACAACTGTAATTGTTAACCTTTACTATGAAAAGGACGCAATATCTGAGTTCTTGATAGAGTGGGACTGATGGGAATATTTGTTAGTTGCACTTGCTCTTTCAGTTTTTTCTCCACATTACTCCTGTTGTGTCAGATGCTGGCATGGGTAGGGTTTTACTGTCTGGACTTTTTATGTTGTCATACATTATTGGTTATCATACTTCATAAACATGTCATTTGACCCTACTTTTATTCCAACATTTGAAGAACTAAAGCTACATAGTTAAGTGGGTGCATATAGATTGATTGAACCAGAGAGAAGTTAAATGATAACTAAAGTACTGTAAAAAGGGCAGCCCAGTGcgctaagctcccgctatgcgcggggaaGGGTCGGATCACAAAGGTATATTGTAAGCAAtcttaccctgtatttctgcaagaggttgttccCGCGGCCCGAATCCGTAAAAGAATTTGATTCAAATAAGAGATGAAAGCAATTAGAGTTGTTTAGAATAGCATGTGAATACAAAAAAAGCACTTAAACTTCCTTCACATATTCAAGTGGTCCTAAAAATCCATCATTTCAATAACACAGACTAAAAGGGGAAAATCTAGAAGAGTGAATTTTTTCTCACCAAATATTAGGTGATTAAGGAGAAACTGAGCaagaaaaaatagaatttgcTAGTGAGGCAAATATTCtttctccttttgtctttttgcaATATTGTCTTCTCTTATCCACACTATTCACAGCCATAACATTATCTCACCAGCATATCCTGTGGCTTCAGTTTCCCACTAAACTATTAGTATTGGGTATGTAGTCTATTCACATAAAACTGTCGTAACCCCACTTACCTGTCTTGTGAACTGTTCATAACTTCCAACCacataattttcaatttttaagcaTTTAACAAAAACACATCATTTTCGTGAAAATCTTAGAATTCAAAACCAAAGTACACTTCGAACATGCATTAATTTCTCTCAAGGTTCCCACACATGTTCTTGCATGAACCTAGGTTGCCCAAAGAATTGGAGTTTCAACAATTTCCCgccatttttttttgtatttgaacTTATTGTTTAGCAGTTATCCATTTTTGTAATCTTGGTTTTCCATGGAGAGAATTTCCcaaaaggaaaatgttttattcGAATATGGTCCTCAAAGATCATTTGAGAACTCACCTAGTGACATGGACATGGATTTTAACGATGTTTTCGGGGGTCCCCCCAGACGTTTTTCAATCCAAGAAGGGAGAAAGAGGCATAGTTTCAATGACCCAATGGAGTATGAAGAAGATTCAGCAGGTTCATCGCGCAATTCATATGAAAAGCCAGTTTTTGGGGCAGAAAATGCTAATAGAAGGCGAAATCAAGGTGAAGATTTCTATGATGATATATTTAGAGTTGATGAATCACCAAGGAGGAGTGATAGGGACCCTTTTGGCTCAAATCCCGGTTCCAGAGTTTTAAGCCCCGTTCGTCCTTTGTCACCAAAATTTGAAGCTTTTGCTACTTCACTCCCTGCTCAATTCAGGTAATTTGTATACCTCTTTTCTCTTGCTTTTGCTTTTGATTTAATATGTGGAAGGATTTGAGTTATATACTGACAGTGTGAGTTTTTCATATTATCAGTGCAATTTAACTAGTTATAGCAGGTTATCACTCTATTTTGTTACCTGTTGTAGGTTGACTTAACCTGATTgtaatttttttgttctttaCATCATCAGTGCATAGAAATTAAACTCTATATAATTGTGGAGTTGGTAATAATTTTGATATCCTCCACTTCCTGACTTGGCAAATAAGGGAAAAGGGCTGAATTTTTGGTAGCAGTAGGGCCTTGACACTGTAAAACAGGAAAGAATGTTAGCTTGtaattgctgttgaattaatgaAGATAATCTGTACTCCTTTCGCGGTCCCTTTTTGGGCACAGTGGTAGTATTGTAACAACGGTATATCTACTAGAGTTGTTTCAATCTTCATCTTTAACAGGAAGTACATAATTTCAGTTTAGACTAACTTTATGTGGCAACAACTGATCTACTCTCTAGCTGATAAAGGAAACAGgtcaattctagttttttttttttttttttttttataaccttTGGTAGTAGTAAGATTTTCTAAGGAGGGGTAGTGAAATTGTCATATTGTTGCTTCATAGATTGGTTATTAGTGTTTGTTTGCTCTTCAGTCTTCCTGCCAAGTTGACGAAAGCAACAGATCTTCCCCTATTTGCTTCGGGAAGTCATAGTCCACAAAAGAAGCGAGAGAAAGAGATGAAAAATGATGCTCCCACATTTTATCGACAAAGTCCATTATCCCGTGAAGGTACTAGTATTGGTGATGAATTAAGATACATGTCTGAATCTGATGAGCAAGACATAGGAGGCAATCTGAAGAAGAACGGAGAAAGCAAGGAAGCTTCCAGTACTGAATATCAATTTCATTTCTCCATATACAAGTGGGCAGGCAAAGGAGTTCCCGTACTTATTCCACTGAAGGGAGGGAAGCATTTCAAGTCTAAAGAGAAAATTAAACTTGAAATATGTTCTAGCTCCAATGGAAGGGTAGAGAATGATGACATGGATACCAGATCGCCGCTGGGAGAAAACCTCAACATATCCAGGGACGGGAATTCTCAATCCTTTAGTACTACAAGTAAGAACTCAGAGAGAAGTGACAATGCAAATGGTATTGTTGGGGAAACTGTCGGCATTCCAAAGTCAAAATCCCTTCAAAGTGTTAAAGATGACACTATATTAAGAACTGAAAGGGAAACAGAAGAACCTTTCTTCAGACAGAAGTCAGGTTTAGGTGAGGGAATCCAGAAAGAAGTTCCAAAGAACTCTGAAGAAATTATAAAGGATGAGTTGAAGCCTCTTCGTGCATTTTTAGTTAATGAGGCCGAGGAAAAAGGTACTTTCTAATTTCAAACCTGGCAACTACAGACATTTGTAGTCTGTCTTACACAAAAAAAATGTTATTTTTGCTTTGCAGGCGGTGTTAAGATGGCACAAGAAACAGAAGGGAAGAGTAACACGGTCAAAGCTAAGAAAGAAGCAGCACGATCAAAAAATAAAGTCAAGGAAAATGTGAAGAAAATTGATGCTGAGGTTGACACAAATTTGAAGAAAGGTGATGTTGAGGCCAGTGACAACAAGCAAAAAAGCGATTCACAAGCTAAGAGAAAAGGGAAGAGAGGTTTAGACAAAAAGCCTATAGTAGATACAGGAGTTAACAGAGGTAGTCCGCAAGCTTCTCCGTTAAGATCAACCGAGAATTCTAGTAAAGCTGGAATTAAAGGAAAGGTTCAAGACTTTGTAAAGATGTTCAACCACGAGGTtcattcaacaccccaagaagGTGAAAGTCGAAGTAAAAGCTTTAGATGGAAAGCTAGCAGCAATACTGGAGTTGAAAGTGAAAAGAGTTTCAGCATGCCAAAAGCAAATGAGAAAGTTCAGTTGCCCACCGTTAACAAAACGCAAGATGCAACCCAAAATGTACCAAACTTCTCTTTAGTACTCCCACCAATTCTAAGATTTTCCTTTCTTAATTAGACTTCCAA
The nucleotide sequence above comes from Nicotiana tabacum cultivar K326 chromosome 12, ASM71507v2, whole genome shotgun sequence. Encoded proteins:
- the LOC107791339 gene encoding J domain-containing protein required for chloroplast accumulation response 1; amino-acid sequence: MERISQKENVLFEYGPQRSFENSPSDMDMDFNDVFGGPPRRFSIQEGRKRHSFNDPMEYEEDSAGSSRNSYEKPVFGAENANRRRNQGEDFYDDIFRVDESPRRSDRDPFGSNPGSRVLSPVRPLSPKFEAFATSLPAQFSLPAKLTKATDLPLFASGSHSPQKKREKEMKNDAPTFYRQSPLSREGTSIGDELRYMSESDEQDIGGNLKKNGESKEASSTEYQFHFSIYKWAGKGVPVLIPLKGGKHFKSKEKIKLEICSSSNGRVENDDMDTRSPLGENLNISRDGNSQSFSTTSKNSERSDNANGIVGETVGIPKSKSLQSVKDDTILRTERETEEPFFRQKSGLGEGIQKEVPKNSEEIIKDELKPLRAFLVNEAEEKGGVKMAQETEGKSNTVKAKKEAARSKNKVKENVKKIDAEVDTNLKKGDVEASDNKQKSDSQAKRKGKRGLDKKPIVDTGVNRGSPQASPLRSTENSSKAGIKGKVQDFVKMFNHEVHSTPQEGESRSKSFRWKASSNTGVESEKSFSMPKANEKVQLPTVNKTQDATQNVHQNVNKQEKTTKYSQTKTPTPKTKDYSDQKAAPSTNESKRDDRKASVGSMDDLFGGNYVVEELFEDQGNASQTNSKSEDNQASDAKIKQWSQGRKGNIRSLLSTLQLVLWPESGWKPVALMDLIEGSAVKRAYQRALLYIHPDKLQQKGAASHQKYIAEKVFDILQEAWDHFNSLGPM